One genomic region from Quercus robur chromosome 4, dhQueRobu3.1, whole genome shotgun sequence encodes:
- the LOC126721771 gene encoding probable glutathione S-transferase, translating to MMASSAMVTANQLIIMAELKLFRTWSSRFALRVVWALDLKGIQYDTIFEDLSNKSSLLLQYNPIYKKVPVLVHNGKPLLESLVILEYIDETWKQTPLLPEDPSERATARFWAKFGDDKVLPSIWNVFIKQGKDQEEAIVTAQENLGFVERQLTGKKFFNGETIGLVDLAFGWLANLLSVWEEVCGATLIDHEKFPLLLEWIQNFADAPIIKESWPPRDKLITKYQAHHEVYTSKEAPK from the exons ATGATGGCCTCATCAGCTATGGTAACAGCAAATCAACTCATAATAATGGCAGAACTGAAGCTCTTCAGAACTTGGTCAAGTCGCTTTGCTTTAAGGGTCGTTTGGGCACTAGACTTGAAGGGCATTCAATATGATACCATATTTGAAGATCTCTCCAACAAGAGCTCTTTACTTCTTCAGTATAATCCTATCTACAAGAAGGTACCAGTGCTTGTTCACAATGGAAAACCATTACTGGAGTCACTTGTAATTCTTGAATACATCGATGAGACATGGAAGCAGACTCCATTACTGCCTGAAGATCCTTCTGAACGAGCCACGGCACGCTTTTGGGCCAAATTTGGAGATGATAAG GTTTTGCCATCAATATGGAATGTTTTTATCAAGCAAGGGAAGGATCAAGAGGAAGCTATCGTTACAGCCCAGGAGAACTTGGGATTTGTAGAAAGACAGCTTActggaaaaaaattcttcaatggAGAGACAATTGGACTTGTAGACCTTGCTTTTGGTTGGCTTGCTAATTTGCTTAGTGTGTGGGAGGAGGTATGTGGTGCGACCTTGATAGATCATGAAAAATTTCCCTTGTTATTAGAATGGATCCAGAATTTCGCAGATGCTCCAATAATTAAAGAAAGCTGGCCCCCTCGAGACAAACTGATCACCAAATACCAAGCTCATCATGAAGTTTACACTTCAAAAGAGGCACCAAAAtga